The Neomonachus schauinslandi chromosome 11, ASM220157v2, whole genome shotgun sequence genome contains a region encoding:
- the SNX19 gene encoding sorting nexin-19 isoform X1 yields MKAETVSSLQEAPAESSWNLNNLLSSRKLMAVGIVLGWLLVIHFLVNVWLLCLLSALLAVLGGWLGSNAIVGASGRLHLERFIPVATCPPNPEAERQLELEIDRTIQMIIRDFVSSWYRSVSQEPAFEEEMEAAMKGLVQELRRRMGMVDSHALAQRVLTLSGCHLQSYIQAKEALAGKQSGTVEPSQLWEAYCRATAPHPAMQSASTEVTYTRGIVNLLLQGLVPKPHLETRTGRHVVVELITCNVILPLISKLSDPDWIHLALVGIFSKARDNPTAVVKPTSPASALEKPSVPTSLPLIVEVQSLPEVRAPSPAAAAPVLLNCNEPDRPSHHSPEVEEGHEALEGELGGVPEERKVGNNSSHFLQPDIRGPLFLCEDTELESPLSELSKETIMLMTPGSFLSDRIQDALCTLEGPQSLESKDVEGSEGIEGAEAELGPGTETETGLLVSLLTSCPEIHIDTADKEVEQGDVTSLTALLTDPERTCPPRPSCLEKALTNGVSSVDPNLPQVLLSSSPTGPLSSATFSFEPLTSPDGPVVIQNLRITGTITAREHSGTGFHPYTLYTVKYETALDGENSSGLQQVAYHTVNRRYREFLNLQTRLEEKSDLRKFIKNVKGPKKLFPDLPFGNMDSDRVEARKSLLESFLKQLCAIPEIANSEEMQEFLALNTDARIAFVKKPFMVSRIDKMVVSAIVDTLKTAFPRSEPQSPTEELSEAETESKPQTEGKKPSKSRLRFSSSKIAPALTITEAPEKILYCLQEGNVESEILSMSGMESFIEKQTKLLEMQPAEAPEKDPEQIPKDCMDGYLSDAAVPARDLGNGDPGAETELADTALDLLLLLLMEQWRWLCTENMQKVLHLMFGTLVQRWLEVQVANLTCPQRWVQYLRLLQESIWPGGILPKCPRPVRTQEQKVAAEKQALQSLMGILPDIVVQILGVNRCRLSWSLVLESLRQPLINRHLIYCLWDIILEFLDLSASVEESTVTTSASDTPGNPKRMGVSP; encoded by the exons atgaaggcagagacagtGTCCTCGTTACAAGAGGCTCCAGCTGAGTCCAGCTGGAACCTCAATAACCTGCTGAGTAGCCGGAAGCTGATGGCTGTGGGGATCGTGCTCGGCTGGCTCCTGGTCATCCACTTTCTGGTCAACGTGTGGCTCCTATGCCTTCTGTCTGCATTGCTAGCGGTGCTGGGAGGATGGCTGGGCTCAAACGCCATTGTGGGGGCTTCAGGTCGACTGCACCTGGAACGCTTCATCCCAGTGGCCACCTGCCCTCCAAACCCTGAGGCAGAGAGGCAACTGGAACTGGAGATCGACCGTACCATCCAGATGATTATTCGGGACTTTGTGTCGTCCTGGTATCGCTCAGTGAGCCAGGAGCCGGCCtttgaggaagaaatggaggccgCCATGAAAGGGTTGGTCCAGGAGCTCCGGAGGAGGATGGGCATGGTGGACAGTCATGCCCTTGCCCAGAGGGTTCTGACTCTCTCCGGTTGTCACCTGCAGAGCTATATTCAGGCGAAGGAAGCCCTGGCTGGGAAGCAGAGTGGTACAGTTGAGCCCTCCCAGCTCTGGGAGGCTTACTGCCGGGCTACTGCCCCACATCCTGCTATGCAGAGCGCCAGCACTGAGGTCACTTATACACGTGGCATTGTAAATTTGTTGCTTCAAGGACTAGTGCCAAAGCCCCACTTGGAGACCCGGACTGGTCGCCATGTAGTGGTGGAACTCATTACCTGCAATGTAATCTTACCACTGATTAGCAAGCTGTCAGATCCTGACTGGATCCACCTCGCACTTGTGGGCATCTTTTCCAAGGCCAGAGATAATCCAACAGCAGTGGTTAAACCAACTTCCCCAGCCAGTGCCCTGGAAAAGCCCTCAGTGCCCACATCTCTGCCACTGATTGTTGAGGTACAGAGCCTGCCAGAAGTGAGAGCCCCTTCTCCAGCAGCAGCAGCGCCGGTGCTCCTGAACTGTAATGAGCCAGACCGGCCTTCCCATCACTCCCCAGAAGTTGAAGAAGGCCATGAAGCACTAGAGGGAGAACTGGGTGGAGtgccagaagaaagaaaagtaggtaACAACTCATCTCATTTCCTACAGCCAGATATTCGAGGCCCTTTGTTCttatgtgaagacacagagctGGAGTCTCCATTGTCTGAACTGAGCAAGGAAACCATCATGCTCATGACCCCAGGCAGCTTCCTCTCTGACAGGATCCAGGATGCCCTGTGTACCCTGGAGGGTCCCCAGTCTCTGGAGTCTAAGGATGTTGAGGGATCCGAAGGAATTGAAGGAGCAGAGGCCGAGCTGGGTCCAggaacagaaacagagacagggcTGCTGGTCTCCTTGCTGACTTCCTGCCCAGAGATCCACATTGACACAGCAGACAAGGAAGTAGAACAAGGAGATGTCACCTCTCTTACAGCTTTGCTGACAGATCCAGAAAGGACCTGCCCCCCACGACCCTCATGCTTAGAGAAGGCTCTCACCAATGGTGTGAGCTCCGTAGATCCTAATCTGCCACAGGTTCTGCTTTCCTCCTCTCCAACTGGTCCTCTCAGCTCAGCCACCTTCAGCTTTGAGCCCCTGACCAGTCCAGATGGCCCAGTTGTCATCCAGAACCTTCGTATCACTGGTACCATTACTGCTCGAGAGCACAGTGGCACTGGATTCCACCCATACACACTCTACACGGTGAAG TATGAGACGGCCCTGGATGGTGAGAACAGCAGTGGCCTGCAGCAGGTGGCCTACCACACTGTGAATCGCCGCTACCGCGAGTTCCTCAATCTGCAGACGCGTCTGGAAGAGAAATCAGATCTCCGAAAGTTCATAAAAA atgtgaaGGGTCCTAAAAAGCTCTTTCCGGACCTTCCATTTGGAAACATGGATAGTGACAGAGTAGAAGCCCGAAAGAGCCTCCTGGAATCCTTTCTAAAG CAACTCTGTGCCATTCCGGAGATCGCTAACAGTGAGGAGATGCAGGAGTTCCTTGCTCTGAACACAGATGCTCGTATTGCCTTTGTCAAGAAACCATTCATGGTGTCCAGAATAGACAAG ATGGTGGTAAGTGCTATCGTGGACACCTTGAAGACAGCATTTCCTCGCTCCGAACCCCAGAGCCCCACAGAAGAGCTGAGTGAGGCCGAGACAGAAAGCAAGCCCCAGACAGAAGGCAAGAAGCCTAGCAA GTCCAGATTGAGGTTCTCCTCCAGTAAGATTGCTCCAGCACTGACTATAACTGAGGCACCTGAGAAGATTCTCTATTGTCTCCAGGAAGGCAATGTG GAGTCAGAAATCCTATCCATGTCTGGGATGGAATCCTTTATTGAAAAACAGACAAAGTTATTAGAAATGCAGCCAGCAGAAGCCCCAGAAAAAGATCCTGAACAAATCCCCAAAGATTGTATGGATGGTTACTTGTCAGATGCAGCTGTGCCGGCCCGAGACCTCGGCAACGGTGATCCAG GAGCAGAGACAGAGCTCGCTGACACAGCCCTAGATCTGCTCCTCTTGCTGCTGATGGAGCAGTGGAGATGGCTATGTACAGAAAACATGCAGAAAGTTCTTCATCTTATGTTTGGGACCCTAGTTCAGAG GTGGCTAGAGGTGCAGGTGGCTAATCTAACATGTCCACAGCGCTGGGTGCAGTACCTCCGACTTCTTCAGGAGTCCATCTGGCCTGGTGGTATTTTACCGAAGTGTCCACGGCCTGTGAGGACCCAGGAGCAGAAAGTGGCTGCTGAAAAACAGGCCTTGCAGAGCCTCATGGGAATCTTGCCAG atATTGTGGTACAAATCCTTGGGGTGAACAGATGCCGGCTGAGCTGGAGTCTCGTCTTGGAGTCGCTACGGCAACCCCTCATCAACAG GCACTTGATTTACTGCCTTTGGGACATCATCCTGGAATTCTTGGATCTCAGTGCCTCCGTTGAGGAGTCTACCGTAACCACCTCTGCCTCAGATACCCCAGGCAACCCCAAGAGAATGGGTGTCTCCCCTTAG
- the SNX19 gene encoding sorting nexin-19 isoform X2: protein MKAETVSSLQEAPAESSWNLNNLLSSRKLMAVGIVLGWLLVIHFLVNVWLLCLLSALLAVLGGWLGSNAIVGASGRLHLERFIPVATCPPNPEAERQLELEIDRTIQMIIRDFVSSWYRSVSQEPAFEEEMEAAMKGLVQELRRRMGMVDSHALAQRVLTLSGCHLQSYIQAKEALAGKQSGTVEPSQLWEAYCRATAPHPAMQSASTEVTYTRGIVNLLLQGLVPKPHLETRTGRHVVVELITCNVILPLISKLSDPDWIHLALVGIFSKARDNPTAVVKPTSPASALEKPSVPTSLPLIVEVQSLPEVRAPSPAAAAPVLLNCNEPDRPSHHSPEVEEGHEALEGELGGVPEERKVGNNSSHFLQPDIRGPLFLCEDTELESPLSELSKETIMLMTPGSFLSDRIQDALCTLEGPQSLESKDVEGSEGIEGAEAELGPGTETETGLLVSLLTSCPEIHIDTADKEVEQGDVTSLTALLTDPERTCPPRPSCLEKALTNGVSSVDPNLPQVLLSSSPTGPLSSATFSFEPLTSPDGPVVIQNLRITGTITAREHSGTGFHPYTLYTVKYETALDGENSSGLQQVAYHTVNRRYREFLNLQTRLEEKSDLRKFIKNVKGPKKLFPDLPFGNMDSDRVEARKSLLESFLKMVVSAIVDTLKTAFPRSEPQSPTEELSEAETESKPQTEGKKPSKSRLRFSSSKIAPALTITEAPEKILYCLQEGNVESEILSMSGMESFIEKQTKLLEMQPAEAPEKDPEQIPKDCMDGYLSDAAVPARDLGNGDPGAETELADTALDLLLLLLMEQWRWLCTENMQKVLHLMFGTLVQRWLEVQVANLTCPQRWVQYLRLLQESIWPGGILPKCPRPVRTQEQKVAAEKQALQSLMGILPDIVVQILGVNRCRLSWSLVLESLRQPLINRHLIYCLWDIILEFLDLSASVEESTVTTSASDTPGNPKRMGVSP from the exons atgaaggcagagacagtGTCCTCGTTACAAGAGGCTCCAGCTGAGTCCAGCTGGAACCTCAATAACCTGCTGAGTAGCCGGAAGCTGATGGCTGTGGGGATCGTGCTCGGCTGGCTCCTGGTCATCCACTTTCTGGTCAACGTGTGGCTCCTATGCCTTCTGTCTGCATTGCTAGCGGTGCTGGGAGGATGGCTGGGCTCAAACGCCATTGTGGGGGCTTCAGGTCGACTGCACCTGGAACGCTTCATCCCAGTGGCCACCTGCCCTCCAAACCCTGAGGCAGAGAGGCAACTGGAACTGGAGATCGACCGTACCATCCAGATGATTATTCGGGACTTTGTGTCGTCCTGGTATCGCTCAGTGAGCCAGGAGCCGGCCtttgaggaagaaatggaggccgCCATGAAAGGGTTGGTCCAGGAGCTCCGGAGGAGGATGGGCATGGTGGACAGTCATGCCCTTGCCCAGAGGGTTCTGACTCTCTCCGGTTGTCACCTGCAGAGCTATATTCAGGCGAAGGAAGCCCTGGCTGGGAAGCAGAGTGGTACAGTTGAGCCCTCCCAGCTCTGGGAGGCTTACTGCCGGGCTACTGCCCCACATCCTGCTATGCAGAGCGCCAGCACTGAGGTCACTTATACACGTGGCATTGTAAATTTGTTGCTTCAAGGACTAGTGCCAAAGCCCCACTTGGAGACCCGGACTGGTCGCCATGTAGTGGTGGAACTCATTACCTGCAATGTAATCTTACCACTGATTAGCAAGCTGTCAGATCCTGACTGGATCCACCTCGCACTTGTGGGCATCTTTTCCAAGGCCAGAGATAATCCAACAGCAGTGGTTAAACCAACTTCCCCAGCCAGTGCCCTGGAAAAGCCCTCAGTGCCCACATCTCTGCCACTGATTGTTGAGGTACAGAGCCTGCCAGAAGTGAGAGCCCCTTCTCCAGCAGCAGCAGCGCCGGTGCTCCTGAACTGTAATGAGCCAGACCGGCCTTCCCATCACTCCCCAGAAGTTGAAGAAGGCCATGAAGCACTAGAGGGAGAACTGGGTGGAGtgccagaagaaagaaaagtaggtaACAACTCATCTCATTTCCTACAGCCAGATATTCGAGGCCCTTTGTTCttatgtgaagacacagagctGGAGTCTCCATTGTCTGAACTGAGCAAGGAAACCATCATGCTCATGACCCCAGGCAGCTTCCTCTCTGACAGGATCCAGGATGCCCTGTGTACCCTGGAGGGTCCCCAGTCTCTGGAGTCTAAGGATGTTGAGGGATCCGAAGGAATTGAAGGAGCAGAGGCCGAGCTGGGTCCAggaacagaaacagagacagggcTGCTGGTCTCCTTGCTGACTTCCTGCCCAGAGATCCACATTGACACAGCAGACAAGGAAGTAGAACAAGGAGATGTCACCTCTCTTACAGCTTTGCTGACAGATCCAGAAAGGACCTGCCCCCCACGACCCTCATGCTTAGAGAAGGCTCTCACCAATGGTGTGAGCTCCGTAGATCCTAATCTGCCACAGGTTCTGCTTTCCTCCTCTCCAACTGGTCCTCTCAGCTCAGCCACCTTCAGCTTTGAGCCCCTGACCAGTCCAGATGGCCCAGTTGTCATCCAGAACCTTCGTATCACTGGTACCATTACTGCTCGAGAGCACAGTGGCACTGGATTCCACCCATACACACTCTACACGGTGAAG TATGAGACGGCCCTGGATGGTGAGAACAGCAGTGGCCTGCAGCAGGTGGCCTACCACACTGTGAATCGCCGCTACCGCGAGTTCCTCAATCTGCAGACGCGTCTGGAAGAGAAATCAGATCTCCGAAAGTTCATAAAAA atgtgaaGGGTCCTAAAAAGCTCTTTCCGGACCTTCCATTTGGAAACATGGATAGTGACAGAGTAGAAGCCCGAAAGAGCCTCCTGGAATCCTTTCTAAAG ATGGTGGTAAGTGCTATCGTGGACACCTTGAAGACAGCATTTCCTCGCTCCGAACCCCAGAGCCCCACAGAAGAGCTGAGTGAGGCCGAGACAGAAAGCAAGCCCCAGACAGAAGGCAAGAAGCCTAGCAA GTCCAGATTGAGGTTCTCCTCCAGTAAGATTGCTCCAGCACTGACTATAACTGAGGCACCTGAGAAGATTCTCTATTGTCTCCAGGAAGGCAATGTG GAGTCAGAAATCCTATCCATGTCTGGGATGGAATCCTTTATTGAAAAACAGACAAAGTTATTAGAAATGCAGCCAGCAGAAGCCCCAGAAAAAGATCCTGAACAAATCCCCAAAGATTGTATGGATGGTTACTTGTCAGATGCAGCTGTGCCGGCCCGAGACCTCGGCAACGGTGATCCAG GAGCAGAGACAGAGCTCGCTGACACAGCCCTAGATCTGCTCCTCTTGCTGCTGATGGAGCAGTGGAGATGGCTATGTACAGAAAACATGCAGAAAGTTCTTCATCTTATGTTTGGGACCCTAGTTCAGAG GTGGCTAGAGGTGCAGGTGGCTAATCTAACATGTCCACAGCGCTGGGTGCAGTACCTCCGACTTCTTCAGGAGTCCATCTGGCCTGGTGGTATTTTACCGAAGTGTCCACGGCCTGTGAGGACCCAGGAGCAGAAAGTGGCTGCTGAAAAACAGGCCTTGCAGAGCCTCATGGGAATCTTGCCAG atATTGTGGTACAAATCCTTGGGGTGAACAGATGCCGGCTGAGCTGGAGTCTCGTCTTGGAGTCGCTACGGCAACCCCTCATCAACAG GCACTTGATTTACTGCCTTTGGGACATCATCCTGGAATTCTTGGATCTCAGTGCCTCCGTTGAGGAGTCTACCGTAACCACCTCTGCCTCAGATACCCCAGGCAACCCCAAGAGAATGGGTGTCTCCCCTTAG
- the SNX19 gene encoding sorting nexin-19 isoform X3 yields MKAETVSSLQEAPAESSWNLNNLLSSRKLMAVGIVLGWLLVIHFLVNVWLLCLLSALLAVLGGWLGSNAIVGASGRLHLERFIPVATCPPNPEAERQLELEIDRTIQMIIRDFVSSWYRSVSQEPAFEEEMEAAMKGLVQELRRRMGMVDSHALAQRVLTLSGCHLQSYIQAKEALAGKQSGTVEPSQLWEAYCRATAPHPAMQSASTEVTYTRGIVNLLLQGLVPKPHLETRTGRHVVVELITCNVILPLISKLSDPDWIHLALVGIFSKARDNPTAVVKPTSPASALEKPSVPTSLPLIVEVQSLPEVRAPSPAAAAPVLLNCNEPDRPSHHSPEVEEGHEALEGELGGVPEERKVGNNSSHFLQPDIRGPLFLCEDTELESPLSELSKETIMLMTPGSFLSDRIQDALCTLEGPQSLESKDVEGSEGIEGAEAELGPGTETETGLLVSLLTSCPEIHIDTADKEVEQGDVTSLTALLTDPERTCPPRPSCLEKALTNGVSSVDPNLPQVLLSSSPTGPLSSATFSFEPLTSPDGPVVIQNLRITGTITAREHSGTGFHPYTLYTVKYETALDGENSSGLQQVAYHTVNRRYREFLNLQTRLEEKSDLRKFIKNVKGPKKLFPDLPFGNMDSDRVEARKSLLESFLKQLCAIPEIANSEEMQEFLALNTDARIAFVKKPFMVSRIDKMVVSAIVDTLKTAFPRSEPQSPTEELSEAETESKPQTEGKKPSKSRLRFSSSKIAPALTITEAPEKILYCLQEGNVESEILSMSGMESFIEKQTKLLEMQPAEAPEKDPEQIPKDCMDGYLSDAAVPARDLGNGDPGAETELADTALDLLLLLLMEQWRWLCTENMQKVLHLMFGTLVQRYCGTNPWGEQMPAELESRLGVATATPHQQALDLLPLGHHPGILGSQCLR; encoded by the exons atgaaggcagagacagtGTCCTCGTTACAAGAGGCTCCAGCTGAGTCCAGCTGGAACCTCAATAACCTGCTGAGTAGCCGGAAGCTGATGGCTGTGGGGATCGTGCTCGGCTGGCTCCTGGTCATCCACTTTCTGGTCAACGTGTGGCTCCTATGCCTTCTGTCTGCATTGCTAGCGGTGCTGGGAGGATGGCTGGGCTCAAACGCCATTGTGGGGGCTTCAGGTCGACTGCACCTGGAACGCTTCATCCCAGTGGCCACCTGCCCTCCAAACCCTGAGGCAGAGAGGCAACTGGAACTGGAGATCGACCGTACCATCCAGATGATTATTCGGGACTTTGTGTCGTCCTGGTATCGCTCAGTGAGCCAGGAGCCGGCCtttgaggaagaaatggaggccgCCATGAAAGGGTTGGTCCAGGAGCTCCGGAGGAGGATGGGCATGGTGGACAGTCATGCCCTTGCCCAGAGGGTTCTGACTCTCTCCGGTTGTCACCTGCAGAGCTATATTCAGGCGAAGGAAGCCCTGGCTGGGAAGCAGAGTGGTACAGTTGAGCCCTCCCAGCTCTGGGAGGCTTACTGCCGGGCTACTGCCCCACATCCTGCTATGCAGAGCGCCAGCACTGAGGTCACTTATACACGTGGCATTGTAAATTTGTTGCTTCAAGGACTAGTGCCAAAGCCCCACTTGGAGACCCGGACTGGTCGCCATGTAGTGGTGGAACTCATTACCTGCAATGTAATCTTACCACTGATTAGCAAGCTGTCAGATCCTGACTGGATCCACCTCGCACTTGTGGGCATCTTTTCCAAGGCCAGAGATAATCCAACAGCAGTGGTTAAACCAACTTCCCCAGCCAGTGCCCTGGAAAAGCCCTCAGTGCCCACATCTCTGCCACTGATTGTTGAGGTACAGAGCCTGCCAGAAGTGAGAGCCCCTTCTCCAGCAGCAGCAGCGCCGGTGCTCCTGAACTGTAATGAGCCAGACCGGCCTTCCCATCACTCCCCAGAAGTTGAAGAAGGCCATGAAGCACTAGAGGGAGAACTGGGTGGAGtgccagaagaaagaaaagtaggtaACAACTCATCTCATTTCCTACAGCCAGATATTCGAGGCCCTTTGTTCttatgtgaagacacagagctGGAGTCTCCATTGTCTGAACTGAGCAAGGAAACCATCATGCTCATGACCCCAGGCAGCTTCCTCTCTGACAGGATCCAGGATGCCCTGTGTACCCTGGAGGGTCCCCAGTCTCTGGAGTCTAAGGATGTTGAGGGATCCGAAGGAATTGAAGGAGCAGAGGCCGAGCTGGGTCCAggaacagaaacagagacagggcTGCTGGTCTCCTTGCTGACTTCCTGCCCAGAGATCCACATTGACACAGCAGACAAGGAAGTAGAACAAGGAGATGTCACCTCTCTTACAGCTTTGCTGACAGATCCAGAAAGGACCTGCCCCCCACGACCCTCATGCTTAGAGAAGGCTCTCACCAATGGTGTGAGCTCCGTAGATCCTAATCTGCCACAGGTTCTGCTTTCCTCCTCTCCAACTGGTCCTCTCAGCTCAGCCACCTTCAGCTTTGAGCCCCTGACCAGTCCAGATGGCCCAGTTGTCATCCAGAACCTTCGTATCACTGGTACCATTACTGCTCGAGAGCACAGTGGCACTGGATTCCACCCATACACACTCTACACGGTGAAG TATGAGACGGCCCTGGATGGTGAGAACAGCAGTGGCCTGCAGCAGGTGGCCTACCACACTGTGAATCGCCGCTACCGCGAGTTCCTCAATCTGCAGACGCGTCTGGAAGAGAAATCAGATCTCCGAAAGTTCATAAAAA atgtgaaGGGTCCTAAAAAGCTCTTTCCGGACCTTCCATTTGGAAACATGGATAGTGACAGAGTAGAAGCCCGAAAGAGCCTCCTGGAATCCTTTCTAAAG CAACTCTGTGCCATTCCGGAGATCGCTAACAGTGAGGAGATGCAGGAGTTCCTTGCTCTGAACACAGATGCTCGTATTGCCTTTGTCAAGAAACCATTCATGGTGTCCAGAATAGACAAG ATGGTGGTAAGTGCTATCGTGGACACCTTGAAGACAGCATTTCCTCGCTCCGAACCCCAGAGCCCCACAGAAGAGCTGAGTGAGGCCGAGACAGAAAGCAAGCCCCAGACAGAAGGCAAGAAGCCTAGCAA GTCCAGATTGAGGTTCTCCTCCAGTAAGATTGCTCCAGCACTGACTATAACTGAGGCACCTGAGAAGATTCTCTATTGTCTCCAGGAAGGCAATGTG GAGTCAGAAATCCTATCCATGTCTGGGATGGAATCCTTTATTGAAAAACAGACAAAGTTATTAGAAATGCAGCCAGCAGAAGCCCCAGAAAAAGATCCTGAACAAATCCCCAAAGATTGTATGGATGGTTACTTGTCAGATGCAGCTGTGCCGGCCCGAGACCTCGGCAACGGTGATCCAG GAGCAGAGACAGAGCTCGCTGACACAGCCCTAGATCTGCTCCTCTTGCTGCTGATGGAGCAGTGGAGATGGCTATGTACAGAAAACATGCAGAAAGTTCTTCATCTTATGTTTGGGACCCTAGTTCAGAG atATTGTGGTACAAATCCTTGGGGTGAACAGATGCCGGCTGAGCTGGAGTCTCGTCTTGGAGTCGCTACGGCAACCCCTCATCAACAG GCACTTGATTTACTGCCTTTGGGACATCATCCTGGAATTCTTGGATCTCAGTGCCTCCGTTGA